The Setaria viridis chromosome 9, Setaria_viridis_v4.0, whole genome shotgun sequence sequence GACCAAATCCttaacaccaaacaacacccaagcgcagggcgcggcgcaatatacaacaccccaaacataacgtagggtattacgctactttgacgacccgaacctatataaagcTGTCttatgtcctcgcttttaccatcaagttacagatccggcgatcccccaccaaccaatctactacctcgggatacccttggtaggttgtcgggCCGACATccggcgtgccaggtaggggtgattatcgagatcatcgggcgagcttaaaggacctcatcttcaaaatcaatctactcgatgAGAAGGAAGTCGTTGAGTTCCAATTCGAAGCGGATACGAGAAGCCAGTGGGAGATCAATCAGTTGTCGGCTCGTCTGCATGCAAAAAACTGCAGCACTAGTCGCACTGCTATAGCtgatcatcctttgtggctccgtgcGTCGCTCAAGGCTAATGATCCGCTACCGCTCCATGCccgtgagaaggaaaaatacCAGCGGAATTATTTTTCCATCTCCAAGTCGAAGTCACCGTCGATGCATCTTATGCTAATTATCTCCGGTTGCCGAATCCTATATTGAAGTGATGAAAGCCAATCAATATTCCATCTACTGCCCGTGCGCGGATCGAGGAAACTATACGAGTACTCCCCATGTAAGGCTACTTTTTGGAATTTCAGTACACGTACCAGGAAGGCTACCAGGAGATATGTTTCTCTTCACTACACGTACTCAAGAAATGCACGtggcacttcagcatgcatgacTGCGCTGGCTTCACCGGAACGCTCGGTGACACAATAACGACTACCTAAAACTTCTTGTATCGACTACAAACTAGTTGAGGgcgggttccacgtgatcaacaactagtcagaatcaactctgactagtcggcttcatcaacaaccgttgCGGCTTCACGACGACCGTCACGGCTTCATCGAcgatcatccacgaatcaagctaagtcacttttttaattattttatataattttttcagcTTGTTTttcgcatgcagggcaacgcgcCGAGTACTTTTTTTTGTACGTCTCTCGAcagaaattaccctccagagctacactttacCAATTATTTCTAGGACATGTTAACCGAcaaccatgggcttggtacaccgaattacggaggctatagccaggggttttgtgcactgagttttggAAGATCCgccaacaggcttggtacatcgaatttcgGAGGCTACGGCCATGAggttggtgcactgagtgctagAGGCTCGTAGCGGCTAccccctaaggaggcacaaatcctatgcgcggcaacacTCGCTCTCCTCGCCAAAAGGCAAAAAAGTCTGAATGACTATTTTACgcgcaatcgcgctctctttttatcgcaatgtCGATTACATATTTTTGTTGTCTCCTCTTAGCGGTCACTAATCTCCtcaagcagaacacgccttaatccgtgaaagcctcagatcttctgtcatgcctaaacgctaggacgcgtacacgagacaaagatctcagacgcgtagcagcagtgctagtacgcgtacacgagacacagATCTCATACGTAATGGCAATAGCTAAACAGGAACTGAGAGCCTAAATGTatcaggctaactactcggaagAAATATGGCCGAAGCAAGAaaatgacacacaacatttacattcataCTGAGTAAATTTCggtagtatcttcaaaattTTACAAATATACTACATATtatatgcatctctttttgcagatCAAGCTTCGGCGATGACTTTTCAGGACACTCAgcatatctccagtggctctgCTAACTCCCAGGCTTGGGGACTAAGCACTAATTAAGCACTAATTACTGCTCGGAATATTTCCAATGGCTAAGCTAGCTTCCAAACTCgagggctaagcgccaaataactactcgacgtggctcctacggcttaCCTGGCGTATAAGCTTgagggctggacgccgcaaaactactcagatgaCGACTGGCGTGAAGACTAAACCTTGATAGACtcttgaattgattatttaatcattccaagacTCGGGGGCTGATAAACTACACCAAATacttgattttttcaagatgaaagaaaaagattcaagattttattgaccctcagcttgattcttcgattcaacctaaggttcgagggctactccatatggagtgtgactttcacaccctccatatcacattccaaagatgaaaattataaaatcaagacgatcaaggatttgagcacaccatagcctcatggctgctttgaggaactttgaagattcagccagacaaaatactcgaagagcaccaaactactcggcgaggatctgaaaagtactcgaaggctgctacactcgactatgaagcgcttggaggcttgtcggggatagatccccatacccgtaaggaaggaagaaaacgaACTCCTAATATGAttccctgtaatcctactgGAACTCATACcttataatcctactaggactcctccttgtaactgactagtaatcccgcctcctggagtatataaagaagAACGGGGATACCTATATGGGCAGAACCACAACataggaccaaatcctcaacaccaaacaacacccaagcgcaaggTGCAATATACACAACCccaacaggacgtagggtattacgctactctggcggcccgaatctgtataaatctgtgtcttgtgtcctcgcttttactaTCAAGTTTTAGATCCAGCAATTCCCCACCAACTAATCTATTACCTCGGGATACCCTCGGTAGTACCGACAACAAAAAGATACAAATAGGAGTTTAGTCATTGAGTAAGTTGAAGTCTACGGTCTTCTCGGAAGCGAAGCAGCTGGAGGAGAACTTTGTTCTTGCACCTCACAGTCCAAAGCTAAATGCTAGTTTGAGGCATATCAAAGATTAACATTACACATTTTCTATATTTCCCATGACACTATAATGAAGATTTCCACGAAGAACACTTGGGGAGATGCTTGTCGTGTAGTTTTAATCCTCTCGTAGATGTTCAATGAACTGTCCCAGTGAAACTGCAATTTCAGCCAGCAGGTTTGTGCGAACTGGCAATCAAAGAAGAGGTGATCTCTGTCCTCATCAATGAGGGCATCATAGAGGACGCAATTGAACCCTGTTTGTACATTGAAATGCCTTCTTCGCATAATAACTCTTGTATTCAGACGATCCACTACCAGTAACCATGCAAAAAATTTCAGCCGAGGCGTGCACTTGGAATGTCATAACCAAGCACGTCTGTGGGGCCTGAAAACTAGAGAATACACATTTGTAAAACTTGTTGTAGGTATATGTCATTACCCCAGATGAAGGTCCAATGGTCTCTCATGTTGGCATCATATGAAATTTCCTGCAGATAGAGATGTAATTGTTGCATTTTAAGTATAAGCTTCCTGTGAAAGTGGAAGCGTGAAAACAGTCTCTAGATCAACAGTATTCATGACATCTTTCACTGAGAGTTGGGTGTTGTTTGCAAAAGAGAAGAGCCTGGGGAATAGATCAGCTACCACATGCCAATACACCCTATAAATAACTCGTGGCCACACGCCAATACACCCTTAGTTTACGAGACCCTTCCACCACATGTATAGCAAAATGTCGTCGAACTATAGTGAAATAGCACCGAGCCATCATCTGCCGGTGCCATGCCTCGTCGTCGATCCCGATGCGATAACCGGAGAGGGACGCACCGTTCTGCTAGACTCCAAAGGCGAACGCCTCACACGCGACATCGAGGCTTTGAAGAGTAATACGAGATTTGGACTCACCTGGCAAGGGTGGATACTGTCTTCGGATCCAGATGATCGCCGCACCTTCCTCTACGACGACCCTCATACTTCGGACAAGATTGAGCTGCCACATTTGGAGACCCAGGTGCTACCGCGAAATTTTGAGTGCGCGTTGTCTGACAAACCAACAAATATTGGATGCGTAGTGGTCGTTCTTCATCCAGAAGATACATGTTTTTGGTATTGCCGCATCGGTGGACATGAGTGGATCGAATATGACTACGACGTGGGAAGCCAAAAGTATGATGCTAAAGGTTTGGTTTGCATATCTTCAGCTTAACAAAGAATACCGAACGAGTATGCTTCCATCCTTCCAAAGATATTCCAAAGCTGTCTTCTAAAGCTTTCTGGTTGCTACCTACCAATTGAAGTGCAAACCGGGATGGAGAGACACCGTAGGCGTTTCAGCTAGCGTCTTCGTCCCCACTGTATAGTTCCTTTTACATAATTTGTGTTGTATGTGTATTTCAGTACACTACATATGAGCCAATTACGCATATATCCATGTGCTAGTCCAATTGCATTGCATTGGTAAACATTAGCAACACCGATCTTGTATATCTCTATTTGACATTATATATAAGTAGCTAGTAATACGGTTTTCATTATGCACATGACTTACACACATTGCCGAGCGGAGACGTTAATGCCGTGACAAAGGGGTAAAGTATTCTTTTCGGGCACTTCTCGAGGACGGGCGGCTGCACGGCATGATTGGACAGCCGCGAGGAGCCGAGGACCGGTCGGTGACGTACCTAAACCTAGGGAGCCCCACTGTCGTCTGGTCGGACATGATCCACCAAATGTCAGGGGTATGGGGCCGTCACGGCATAGGATGGTCAGGGAGTTAGGGAGGCCATGTATGGACACATAAGCTACACCATGAATCCATCCCAATTTCAACCGACGGGACGACACATACGGGGTGATTGGTTTGTGCCCCTGCTGAGCCTGGCTCGCCCAAGTTGGCCAGGCCCGACACATGCATGGTGAGCATGATTGGTTGAGCATTTCATTCCAACTAGACTTGCTTGCATTTACATAGGGATAGTAAATTTTTATGTACGATTCATGTGCTCGCTACGCCCGCTCGAGCCAGGCTGCACGGAAACATCGATTTCTCTCATATCTACCGAGCCTGGTTGGAGGAGGCTTCTTGCACCGCACGGGCTAGGTCTTCGGACAACCAATCACGAGCAGGTTGCATCTGACGAGCATGGCTGAGATATTTACATGCAACCAATCAACATTATAAGCGATACCGTGCAAATCCAACATGCTCCGGCTCTTCATTCGCTCTCCCATACTAGTTTCTCGTTATCTTTCTTCCTCCGATCCGGAGCATCACACGACGAACATGTGTGATGATGGGTTTATTTCATCACAAATTTACTGTAGTTGACACAATATTTTTGAAAGCAACGGAATGGAATTCCTCCTGGAATAGCATGGGTTTTGAAGAAGACCACAGGTGTCGAGCACAACGATTCAAATGTACACCCTTTTTTGTGTTTTTGGATTTTGGAAAACCTGAAAACTCGAGGGGGATAATTGAGAAGTTTACCTGCTCACCGTCTCGACACCCGGAGGAACCCAACCACTGCCCTCGCGACACCGACAGGGAGAAGAGGCTCGTGctcctgccgcccgccgcgaCACGCTCCCCACGAGATCTCCGCCTCCCGTCGCGGCAGATCCACCCAGCCGCACCCCCGCCGGCGTGGTCTCCCTCTTGATACCGGAGATGGCGGGGATGGAGGCCTTCGAGGCCTACTTCCGCCGCGCGGATTTGAACCAGGACGGCCGCATCAGCGGCCAGGAGGCCGTCGCCTTCTTCCAGGGCGCCAATCTGCCGCAGCAAGTCCTCGCCCAGGTGCGCCCCCCTAAACCCTCCCTCCAATTCGCGCATTTGCACATTTCGAGCGCCCAATTTTAGGCTTGATCTCCGCAAATGGTAGTAGATCCCTCGCCCCGCGAATTCGAATGACTTGGAGTTTTTCGGATGCGCGCAGGTATGGATGCACGCCGATCAGAACAAGACTGGCTTCCTCGGCCGCCCGGAGTTCTTCAACGCGCTTCGCCTCGTCACCGTGGCGCAGAGCGGGCGTCAGCTCACGCCCGACATAGTGCAGTCGGCGCTCTATGGTCCTGCCGCGGCTAGAATCCCAGCTCCGAAGATTGCCACTGGACAGGCTCCTCCACAGATGGGTGCGGCTGGGGCTGCTAGGCCGCAGGGGAGTGCTGCGATGACGCCAACTCCAGGGCAGGTTGGAGCGGTTGCCGCCGCACCAAGGCCCCAGGGGACTGGCGTGATCCCGACTTCTACTCAAGTTAGCATGCCACAGGTGAACCCTGGAGCTGCTCCAAGACCCCAAGGGATCAATTCGATAATGCCGGCTGCGAGTCAGGGTGGTGCTCTGCAGGCAACTCAATTTGCCGGACCAAGGGCAATGCAATCGCAGCCTCCTAACATGGGATTTAATCAACAGCCCCCTTCAAGTACTGGTTTCATGCGGCCACCTCAGGTGGGAGTTCCAGcatcatcacttcaagctcaagCGCCTGGAACCAATCAAGGTCCACTTGGTGGAGGCGGCATGGGAGGATCTGTCGGTTGGCAAGGTAGTAATGTCGCCTCAGCAGGAGGCATTCCGCAAGCTACACCAGGAGTTGCTCCTTCACAGACAACACGAGGTGGATTTGGCCTAGGATTGCCTGGATCAGTGGGCATGGCTCCTGGACAGCAGGTGCAAGCAATGTCCTCATCGCCATTGCCTCCGCAGAGCAACATTGCTGTTTCACCTCAGGATTCAAAAGCTTTGGTACTGTCTGGAAATGGCTCTGCCAGTAGCTCAGGATCAAGCACAGACATCTTCTCTGCTCTTACACAGCCAAAGCCAAGCGTATCTGCACCTGCACCTCAGACAAGCTCAATTCCCAGCTCATCCAGTTTTATGTCCACACCAACTGGCTCTCAGAACCTGACTAATCTTGGACAGCTTGGTTCTTTGCAAGGTAGCAGCCAACCTCAACAGACTCAGCCTATCACCAAGCCCAATCTTCCTGTTTCAGCTGCACCTGTTGTTTCTGCTGGGGTTTCTAATTCAGCTTCCCAGTGGCCGAAAATTAGTCAATCTGACATCCAGAAGTACATGAAAGTCTTTGGGGATGTTGATAGGGACAGAGATGGCAAAATAACTGGCGTAGAAGCTCGTACTCTGTTCCTCAGTTGGCGGCTTCCAAGAGGTGGGATATTGTCACCAACTTTTCACTGCCCTAATTTTGTATTTGTTGATTACTTTTTTTGTTTCAACTTTAGTTTCAATCAATGTTATCGTACTGTTGTTTCACCTTTTCTGTTGCTGtggttctttcttttttatgtgCTAAACATATCTCATAGTATGTAATACCATAGCTATGAGCTAATGCAAGTTTTATTCTTTTAACCAATTCAGAGGTCCTGAAGCAAGTGTGGGATTTGTCTGATCAAGATAATGATGGCATGCTTTCTCTGAGAGAGTTTTGCATTGCTCTTTATTTAATGGAGAGGCACCGAGCTGGAACTCCTCTGCCCCCGGCACTTCCTGACTCACTTAGGCATGATGAGACGTTGTTACGAGCTACAGGCTTGCCTTCAACAGCATATAATGGTCCATCATGGCAACAGAACCAAGGTAATGCTTGGCTTCTCGTCTGTTTCTCAGCTACCATAACCATATTGTGATATGGCATCCTGTGTTGGTCCATTGCTTACTTGCTAAATTATGTTGTCAGCAGCACAAAGAGGCCCTGGAGTACCTGGTGTGCCTACTGGTGGTGTGCGGCCACCCTTACCACCACATTTGCATTCACAGGCTGATGCTACTAGCAGATCAGGGCAGCCAAGACCTCACATTCCCGGTATGGATAATCATGTGGTAACTCAAGGAAGCAAAGATGACAGAAGCGGAATGAACACAGCTGTGCAGGAGGTGGCGGATGCTCCTAAGAAGGTATGTGGACCCATCCTTCTTTCCTCAATTGTCTGTGTTGATCATCAGTTTACAACTCCTGTTCCACTTTTATCAGGCTGACTCTGTGTTGATCGATTCAGCAAGCTGATGCACCTTTAAATTAGTTCAGCTGGTCTAAATTATTCATTAGAAGAGCTGCATACGTGTGCTTTCGATAGGTGTGATCAGGGATGGAAGTGTGAATCCATAAATAAGCTGTTTTAACGCACCCAGGGCTAAGCCTGCTATACTTTTGATCTTTTTTTGGTACCAACACCTGAGCTTAATGTCATTAGGTACATATTTAGTTCGTATCAGTTTGCACTTGTGTCACACCATCACATTAGTTAATTACACAACCATTAAGGTGTGGTGATTTTGCCCCAACCAAATTTCCACTCCATGTGTATCATATTAATTAATATATGCTCATACTCTTGCTCAGAATATTTTCCAGAGACTATTTCTTTGCATTTCTTTAGTTAGCTGTTCTCGGTAACCTTTTGATCTTTTTTTTGGTACCAACACCTGAGCTTAATGTCATTAAGTACATATTTAGTTTGTATCAGTTTGCACTTGTGTCACACCATCACATTAGTTAATTACACAACCATTAAGGTGTGGTGATTTTGCCCCAAACAAATTTCCACTCCATGTGTATCATATTAATTAATATATGCTCATACTCTTGCTCAGAATATTTTCCAGAGACTATTTCTTCGCATTTCTTTAGTTAGCTGTGCTCGGTAACCTTTTGCTCGTTGCCAAACAACTCCCTCTCAAATGGTAGAGGTTTCTGAATCGGTTCACTCATTGCAAATATTTGCTCCATGCAAGTTATGTTTTCAATTCTGTATGTACTGGCAGGTATTGCTTATGTGCTTAACGCATTTAATGCTTTCCTCTTTTACTAATTTATACATTCGAAACCATTTACCTTTTGTCTCTTTTGCATTTTGAAGGTTGAAGTGGAGAAGCAGGTCCTGGACTCGAGAGAGAAACTGGAGTTCTACCGCACAAAGATGCAAGATCTTGTAAGCACAGTTGCAATTTGAGTTTAGTTAGATATTTGATCATTGGCATTAAAAGTtgtcttttatcattcttttaattCCTTTATTTCCCTTATTTTGAAGGTCCTGTATAAAAGTCGGTGCGACAATAGGCTGAATGAGATCACAGAAAGGGCATCCTCTGATAAGCGTGAGGTACAGATCACTGCTTATAGTAGCCCCTTTTGAGCTGTAGTTAATGATAAATTCTTGGAGGCAGACAAATTAATATCACAGAACATTGCTTCTTTCAAGATGTGGACCAACATCGCAAAATGCAATTGCTCATTTGAGTTATTTTCAATGCTAAATgcttggggacacaaattcaTAGTTGAACTTTTGTTTGTTTTCCAGCAAACTAACCTATGGTGTTAATTTAATTTAGGTGGAATCATTGGCTAAGAAATATGAAGAGAAGTACAAGCAAGTGGCAGAATTAGCTTCCAAACTGGCAGTTGAAGAAGCTGCATTTCGTGACGTTCAGGTATTTGCATTCCTGCACCTCAAAAGAAAAATCTCTTcatatatagttttttttttgtatttatCATCAGCCTCATTTGCATTCCATCCCTTGATTTATGTTCTCTTCCCTCTTGATGGATTTCTGTGTCTTAAACTGGACCATGTTATTTTGTTCAGGAGAGAAAAGTTGAGCTGCATGATGCGTTAGTTAAAATGGTACAAGGCGGAAGTGTTGATGGTTTGCTTCAGGTACGCTGTAACTTTGCTAGGTACGCTTTTGTTGTATTTCTCAATAACACTGGTCCTTTCCTAGGTTCGAGCCGATCGAATCCAACATCAATTAGAAGAGATGGAGAAAGCTCTTAGTGAACGGTGCAAGCACTTTGGACTCCAATTCAAGTCGTCCGCTACTGTTGAGCTTCCTTCTGGTATCTGACTTTCCATCTTCCTGTAATTACTATTTCATTATTCCTGACTTTCCAACTTCATGTGGTCTTTATAATGCTAGCGGCTTTGTTTTGCTCCCTGTATGCAACATTGCACATCTTTTGATCACTTCTTCTCTTGTCTTTATTTGTTAGGTTGGGAACCTGGCCCACAAGAGGGAACCATCGAGTGGGATGAAGACTGGGATAAATTTGAGGATGAAGGTTAAATACTTCCATTTCATTCTTCTCTATTATTACTCAAGCGTACCTGAAGTTTGATTTATTTTCAAAGTTGGCCATATTCATGTTTATACATCAGAGTACTCTGCATGTTGTGCACAGTTTTTCAATACAGTGTCTGTCATGCTGCTGCTTACAAAATGTTTGTGCCTTTACTAATTTACAAATGGGTGTTAGCATAACATCCGTACTGGTACCTTATCTGTGAAAGATGCCATGTCTTCCACACCTGTAAACAGATACCAGCAATGTCATATCCTGAAATAAGCAACCACGACTATTTCTAAGCCTGATACATTGTGTAGTTTAGTATGATTTGTCAAATGTTAGCTATTGCAGATAAAATTCATTTCCTGTCATTTTCCTTGTTTGGGTTCCTTTTCA is a genomic window containing:
- the LOC117836351 gene encoding uncharacterized protein isoform X2, which gives rise to MAGMEAFEAYFRRADLNQDGRISGQEAVAFFQGANLPQQVLAQVWMHADQNKTGFLGRPEFFNALRLVTVAQSGRQLTPDIVQSALYGPAAARIPAPKIATGQAPPQMGAAGAARPQGSAAMTPTPGQVGAVAAAPRPQGTGVIPTSTQVSMPQVNPGAAPRPQGINSIMPAASQGGALQATQFAGPRAMQSQPPNMGFNQQPPSSTGFMRPPQVGVPASSLQAQAPGTNQGPLGGGGMGGSVGWQGSNVASAGGIPQATPGVAPSQTTRGGFGLGLPGSVGMAPGQQVQAMSSSPLPPQSNIAVSPQDSKALVLSGNGSASSSGSSTDIFSALTQPKPSVSAPAPQTSSIPSSSSFMSTPTGSQNLTNLGQLGSLQGSSQPQQTQPITKPNLPVSAAPVVSAGVSNSASQWPKISQSDIQKYMKVFGDVDRDRDGKITGVEARTLFLSWRLPREVLKQVWDLSDQDNDGMLSLREFCIALYLMERHRAGTPLPPALPDSLRHDETLLRATGLPSTAYNGPSWQQNQAQRGPGVPGVPTGGVRPPLPPHLHSQADATSRSGQPRPHIPGMDNHVVTQGSKDDRSGMNTAVQEVADAPKKVEVEKQVLDSREKLEFYRTKMQDLVLYKSRCDNRLNEITERASSDKREVESLAKKYEEKYKQVAELASKLAVEEAAFRDVQERKVELHDALVKMVQGGSVDGLLQVRADRIQHQLEEMEKALSERCKHFGLQFKSSATVELPSGWEPGPQEGTIEWDEDWDKFEDEGFGIVKDNGTIHENPVSAENTKVPSLWDDGDDMSPVASSNGHIKDERRYSGGDRVAESEIGYDFGDDSVRSPGSAGRSASGSPFKSSRFGMHDSSPSKRESYSDHGGSESVFGDKFADETSWNFDDQDTDSVWGSTALNTETDHHGGAHNSFFGSEAGSPSGASVFGKKRSSFFDDSVPSSPAYTSGFSPKFGESRDDSSSYNFGRFDSFRSQDTGFFPQESRFSRFDSISSSKGETVSGFDAGNSSRNFGRFDSFDDADPFGSSGPFKASGSRSPPKF
- the LOC117836351 gene encoding uncharacterized protein isoform X1, with the translated sequence MAGMEAFEAYFRRADLNQDGRISGQEAVAFFQGANLPQQVLAQVWMHADQNKTGFLGRPEFFNALRLVTVAQSGRQLTPDIVQSALYGPAAARIPAPKIATGQAPPQMGAAGAARPQGSAAMTPTPGQVGAVAAAPRPQGTGVIPTSTQVSMPQVNPGAAPRPQGINSIMPAASQGGALQATQFAGPRAMQSQPPNMGFNQQPPSSTGFMRPPQVGVPASSLQAQAPGTNQGPLGGGGMGGSVGWQGSNVASAGGIPQATPGVAPSQTTRGGFGLGLPGSVGMAPGQQVQAMSSSPLPPQSNIAVSPQDSKALVLSGNGSASSSGSSTDIFSALTQPKPSVSAPAPQTSSIPSSSSFMSTPTGSQNLTNLGQLGSLQGSSQPQQTQPITKPNLPVSAAPVVSAGVSNSASQWPKISQSDIQKYMKVFGDVDRDRDGKITGVEARTLFLSWRLPREVLKQVWDLSDQDNDGMLSLREFCIALYLMERHRAGTPLPPALPDSLRHDETLLRATGLPSTAYNGPSWQQNQAAQRGPGVPGVPTGGVRPPLPPHLHSQADATSRSGQPRPHIPGMDNHVVTQGSKDDRSGMNTAVQEVADAPKKVEVEKQVLDSREKLEFYRTKMQDLVLYKSRCDNRLNEITERASSDKREVESLAKKYEEKYKQVAELASKLAVEEAAFRDVQERKVELHDALVKMVQGGSVDGLLQVRADRIQHQLEEMEKALSERCKHFGLQFKSSATVELPSGWEPGPQEGTIEWDEDWDKFEDEGFGIVKDNGTIHENPVSAENTKVPSLWDDGDDMSPVASSNGHIKDERRYSGGDRVAESEIGYDFGDDSVRSPGSAGRSASGSPFKSSRFGMHDSSPSKRESYSDHGGSESVFGDKFADETSWNFDDQDTDSVWGSTALNTETDHHGGAHNSFFGSEAGSPSGASVFGKKRSSFFDDSVPSSPAYTSGFSPKFGESRDDSSSYNFGRFDSFRSQDTGFFPQESRFSRFDSISSSKGETVSGFDAGNSSRNFGRFDSFDDADPFGSSGPFKASGSRSPPKF